Proteins encoded by one window of Ursus arctos isolate Adak ecotype North America unplaced genomic scaffold, UrsArc2.0 scaffold_22, whole genome shotgun sequence:
- the LOC125282480 gene encoding olfactory receptor 52R1-like, with the protein MMLASENSSSQPASFILLGIPGLENYHFWIAFPLCAMYLVAIVGNIIVLHIVRTDHTLHEPMYLFLAMLAITDLTLSSSTQPKMLAILWFHAHEIEYHACLIQVFFIHAFSSVESGLLMAMALDRYVAICFPLHHSTILTPAMVGKLGAAVMMRGLLWVSPFCFMVSGMPFCPNHVIPQSYCEHMAVLKLVCADTRVNRAYGLFVAFSVVGFDIIVISISYVMILRTVLRLPSDEARLKAFGTCASHICVILALYIPALFTFLTHRFGHHVPRVVHIMFANIYLLVPPMLNPIIYGVRTKQIRDRVIQGCCGKDP; encoded by the coding sequence ATGATGCTGGCTTCAGAGAATAGCTCTTCACAACCTGCGTCCTTCATCCTACTTGGGATCCCAGGACTTGAGAATTACCACTTTTGGATTGCCTTTCCTCTCTGTGCCATGTATCTTGTGGCTATAGTTGGCAATATCATTGTCCTTCATATAGTCCGAACTGACCACACTCTGCATGAGCCCATGTACCTCTTTCTAGCCATGCTGGCTATCACTGATCTgaccctctcctcttccacccaACCTAAAATGCTGGCTATACTCTGGTTTCATGCTCATGAGATTGAATACCATGCCTGCCTCATCCAGGTGTTCTTCATCCACGCCTTTTCTTCTGTGGAGTCTGGGCTGCTCATGGCTATGGCCTTGGACCGTTATGTGGCTATCTGCTTCCCACTCCACCACTCTACTATCCTGACCCCAGCTATGGTGGGGAAACTGGGAGCAGCTGTGATGATGAGAGGGTTGCTGTGGGTGAGTCCCTTCTGCTTCATGGTCTCCGGGATGCCCTTCTGCCCCAACCACGTCATTCCCCAGTCCTACTGTGAGCACATGGCTGTGCTGAAGCTGGTGTGTGCAGATACTAGAGTCAATCGTGCATATGGGCTCTTTGTGGCTTTCTCTGTGGTTGGCTTTGATATCATTGTCATCAGTATATCCTATGTGATGATTCTGAGAACTGTTCTGAGGTTGCCCTCTGATGAAGCCCGGCTCAAGGCTTTTGGCACATGTGCTTCCCATATCTGTGTCATCTTGGCTCTTTACATCCCAGCCCTCTTTACCTTCCTCACCCACCGCTTTGGACATCATGTGCCCCGAGTGGTACATATCATGTTTGCTAATATCTATCTACTGGTACCTCCCATGCTCAACCCCATCATCTATGGAGTTAGAACCAAGCAGATAAGGGACAGGGTTATTCAAGGATGTTGTGGAAAAGATCCCTGA
- the LOC113269514 gene encoding olfactory receptor 51F1-like, with translation MEILSNLTSKFPTFLLTGIPGLESVHVWISIPFCCLYAIALCGNGMILFVIITQQSLHEPMYYFLSMLSAADLGLTVSTMSTTLGILWFDAVEINLNTCIIQMFFLHGFTFIESGVLVAMAFDRYVAICDPLRYATILTNSRIIQMGLLMIIRTVVLIVPLLLLLKPLYFCRTNVLSHSYCYHPDVIKLACSDTRANSICGLIDLILTTGVDTPCIVLSYILIIRSVLSIASPEERHKVFHTCVSHIGAVAVFYIPMMSLSLVHRYGPPAPKVVHSMMANIYLLLPPMLNPIIYSVKTKQIRKAIYSGFSLQNKQR, from the coding sequence ATGGAGATCTTAAGCAACTTGACATCTAAATTTCCAACCTTCTTGTTGACTGGCATTCCTGGCCTAGAGTCTGTCCATGTGTGGATCTCTATCCCCTTCTGTTGTCTCTATGCCATTGCCCTCTGTGGGAACGGCATGATCCTATTTGTCATCATTACCCAGCAGAGTCTCCATGAGCCCATGTACTATTTCCTCTCCATGCTTTCAGCTGCTGACTTGGGCTTGACTGTTTCTACAATGTCAACAACATTAGGTATCCTCTGGTTTGATGCAGTTGAAATCAATCTAAATACCTGCATAATCCAGATGTTTTTTCTTCATGGATTTACCTTCATAGAATCTGGGGTGCTGGTGGCTATGGCCtttgaccgctatgtggccatctgtgaTCCTCTGAGGTATGCTACTATTCTCACTAATTCCAGAATCATTCAGATGGGCCTGTTAATGATTATACGCACTGTAGTATTAATAGTACCACTACTTTTGCTCCTTAAGCCCCTCTATTTCTGTAGAACAAATGTCCTTTCCCACTCCTACTGCTACCAcccagatgtgattaaattagcATGTTCAGATACTCGGGCCAACAGCATCTGTGGATTAATTGATCTCATCCTGACCACAGGAGTAGATACACCATGCATTGTCCTGTCTTATATCTTGATCATTCGCTCTGTCCTCAGTATTGCTTCCCCTGAAGAGCGACATAAGGTCTTTCACACCTGTGTTTCCCACATTGGAGCAGTGGCTGTTTTCTACATTCCCATGATGAGCCTGTCCTTGGTGCATCGCTATGGTCCACCAGCCCCCAAAGTCGTCCATTCGATGATGGCCAATATATATCTGCTTTTGCCTCCCATGCTCAATCCCATCATCTATAGcgtaaaaacaaaacagattcgCAAGGCTATATACTCAGGCTTCTCCTTACAAAATAAACAGAGATGA